In bacterium, one genomic interval encodes:
- a CDS encoding TerC family protein: MSNEVLMWIGFNVFVLLMLALDLGIFHKKSHSVGMKEALIWSGVWITLAMVFNIGVYHYMGSEAAMQFLTGYVIEKSLSVDNIFVFVLIFSYFAVPAEYQHKVLFWGIIGALIMRAILIAVGAALISEFHWIIYIFGGFLIITGIKMLVQKEMEIHPESNPVVRFFKKFMSVTPSFEGDRFFVKKDAKTWATPLFVVLLIVEFTDLIFAVDSIPAIFAITTDPFIVYTSNVFAILGLRSLYFALASVIEKFHLLKLGLALVLIFVGVKMTIVDFYKIPVVIALAVVASILSVSVILSLLIPAKSKTEKS; the protein is encoded by the coding sequence ATGTCAAACGAAGTGTTGATGTGGATCGGTTTCAATGTGTTTGTTCTGCTCATGTTGGCGCTTGATCTCGGGATATTTCATAAAAAATCCCATTCCGTCGGCATGAAAGAAGCGCTGATTTGGAGCGGTGTGTGGATCACGCTGGCGATGGTTTTTAATATCGGCGTGTATCACTACATGGGTTCTGAAGCCGCGATGCAGTTTTTGACGGGTTACGTCATCGAAAAATCGCTGAGCGTGGATAATATTTTCGTTTTTGTACTGATTTTTTCATACTTCGCGGTGCCCGCCGAATATCAACATAAAGTGCTGTTCTGGGGCATCATCGGTGCGCTTATTATGCGCGCCATTCTGATCGCTGTCGGCGCGGCCTTGATCTCCGAATTCCATTGGATCATATACATTTTCGGAGGTTTTCTGATCATCACAGGTATCAAAATGCTTGTGCAGAAAGAAATGGAAATTCACCCGGAATCCAATCCGGTTGTACGGTTTTTTAAAAAATTCATGTCCGTAACACCGAGTTTTGAAGGCGATCGTTTTTTTGTAAAAAAAGATGCCAAAACATGGGCCACGCCGCTTTTTGTCGTGTTGTTGATTGTCGAATTCACCGATTTGATTTTTGCCGTGGATTCGATTCCCGCGATTTTTGCGATCACCACCGACCCTTTCATCGTGTACACGTCCAATGTGTTTGCGATTTTGGGTTTACGCTCGCTGTATTTCGCCCTTGCCAGTGTGATTGAAAAATTTCACTTACTCAAGCTCGGTTTGGCGTTAGTACTCATTTTTGTCGGCGTGAAAATGACCATCGTTGATTTTTACAAGATACCGGTCGTCATCGCCTTAGCGGTGGTCGCTTCTATACTTTCGGTTTCCGTAATATTGTCACTGCTGATTCCCGCAAAATCTAAAACGGAAAAATCATGA
- a CDS encoding phosphate ABC transporter substrate-binding protein — protein MQQLLASAVFAGMMMLGACGDKKKEIKNETVDPSKTTTAVAASTAVKVDEGIAAYAKTSGVSGNVNSIGSDTMNNLMTFWAEAFKKFYPSVNVQIEGKGSSTAPPALIEGTAQLGPMSRPMKKEEEDKFEKKYGYKPTGIATSYDGLAVYVHKDNPIKGLTLQQVDAIFSKTRKGGAKEDVVTWGQLGLEGEWKDKPISLYGRNSASGTYGYFKDHALFKGDFKDQVKEQPGSASVVQGVGSDKYAIGYSGIGYTTSEVRAIPVAKDDKSEFVGESYDNVKSGKYPLSRYLYVYVAKHPTKDMDPLTKEFLKFILSKEGQEVVVKDGYMPLTADVVKQQLELVEKKK, from the coding sequence ATGCAGCAGTTATTAGCCTCCGCTGTTTTTGCCGGGATGATGATGCTCGGTGCGTGCGGTGATAAGAAAAAAGAAATCAAAAACGAAACGGTGGATCCTTCCAAAACAACAACAGCTGTTGCCGCTTCGACAGCCGTCAAAGTGGATGAAGGTATTGCGGCTTATGCCAAAACATCCGGTGTTTCAGGCAACGTGAATAGTATCGGTTCCGATACGATGAATAACCTCATGACGTTTTGGGCGGAAGCGTTTAAGAAATTTTATCCTAGCGTCAATGTGCAGATCGAAGGCAAGGGCTCCAGCACGGCGCCTCCGGCTTTGATCGAAGGCACGGCCCAACTTGGTCCGATGTCGCGCCCGATGAAAAAAGAAGAAGAAGATAAGTTTGAAAAAAAATACGGTTACAAACCTACAGGTATCGCAACGTCGTATGACGGCTTAGCGGTGTATGTTCACAAAGACAACCCTATCAAAGGTCTGACGCTGCAACAGGTGGATGCGATTTTTTCAAAAACACGTAAAGGCGGCGCCAAAGAAGATGTCGTGACCTGGGGTCAACTCGGCCTTGAAGGGGAATGGAAAGATAAACCGATCAGTTTGTATGGCCGTAATTCGGCTTCCGGTACTTACGGATATTTTAAAGATCATGCGCTTTTCAAAGGCGATTTCAAAGATCAAGTCAAAGAGCAGCCGGGTTCGGCTTCGGTCGTGCAAGGTGTGGGAAGCGATAAATACGCGATCGGTTACAGCGGCATCGGTTATACTACCAGCGAAGTGCGCGCCATTCCCGTGGCCAAAGATGATAAATCGGAATTTGTCGGCGAATCCTACGACAATGTGAAATCCGGAAAATATCCGCTCAGCCGTTATCTGTATGTATATGTTGCCAAACATCCCACGAAGGATATGGATCCGCTGACGAAAGAATTTTTGAAATTTATTCTTAGCAAAGAAGGTCAAGAAGTGGTAGTCAAGGACGGTTATATGCCGTTAACCGCCGATGTAGTCAAACAACAACTGGAATTAGTTGAAAAGAAAAAATAA
- a CDS encoding response regulator, with the protein MSKKPKTILCVDDEHDILDILTYNLKKEGYQVYTADNGDKAITMAEKIRPDMVLLDIMMPGKDGLEVCKALRANPHLKDAHVIFLTAKADEVDEIIGLEFGADDYVTKPFSPRKIVARVKALFRRVEVQKELTDDKKSIIKIGGIEINRINYTVQVDGQEVKFLHKEFELLYFLMNRPNMVFSRNNLLYHVWGEDAFFVDRTVDVHITKIRKKLGPYGDWIETIRGVGYKFIQNA; encoded by the coding sequence ATGTCTAAAAAACCAAAAACCATCCTGTGCGTTGACGACGAACACGATATCCTGGATATTCTAACGTACAATCTCAAAAAAGAAGGATACCAGGTATATACCGCGGACAATGGCGATAAAGCGATCACCATGGCGGAGAAAATTCGACCCGATATGGTTTTACTGGACATCATGATGCCGGGCAAAGACGGATTGGAAGTGTGTAAAGCGCTGAGAGCGAATCCGCACCTTAAAGATGCGCACGTTATTTTTCTGACCGCCAAAGCCGATGAAGTGGATGAAATCATCGGGCTTGAATTTGGTGCCGATGACTATGTAACCAAACCATTCAGCCCTCGCAAAATCGTAGCCCGCGTGAAAGCGCTGTTTCGCCGTGTCGAAGTCCAAAAAGAACTTACGGACGACAAAAAAAGCATCATTAAAATCGGCGGTATCGAAATCAACCGGATCAACTATACCGTACAAGTGGACGGCCAGGAAGTAAAATTTCTCCACAAAGAATTTGAATTGTTGTATTTTCTGATGAATCGGCCCAATATGGTGTTTTCCAGAAACAATCTTCTTTATCATGTGTGGGGCGAAGATGCATTTTTTGTGGATCGCACCGTGGATGTCCATATAACAAAAATTAGAAAAAAATTAGGCCCGTACGGCGATTGGATCGAAACCATTCGCGGTGTGGGTTATAAATTCATACAAAACGCCTGA
- the pstA gene encoding phosphate ABC transporter permease PstA, whose translation MKNLFKSGDIFLWFTGAVLGMIMFLVAGLLLIVSLQGVGVFWPGSVAEVELKDGRRFAGEIMQEENIPLTNVPDAYKEEVQTRIQIKTGNRDIYGLDFKWLNTYDIASLQYPDDFVIIERREFGNFYGRVASISENGTIIASGAQATETLDQFLRKALDVHDEQLHLEKGEGGRINRAIEDTRLEIKRLKFYKEDTPELLSSLEAEIHRLQEAYQGIQKQLETLHLKTSGMYVSVITTDGQTRDLPVSKIVRFYQPNTMNTFEKSGFYISKIFEYLTDEPRESNTEGGVFPAIFGTVLMVFLMNLVVVPFGVVAALYLREYAKQGIAVRLIRIAVNNLAGVPSIVFGIFGLGFFVYFCGGTIDQLFYPDRLPTPTWGTGGILWASLTLSLLTVPVVIVATEEALTTVPKGVRDASLALGATKWQTTWRVVIPASTPGILTGVILAMARGAGEVAPLMITGVVKLAPNLPLDGSFPFFHLDRKFMHLGFHIYDVGFQSPNVEAAKPMVFMTALLLITIVLLLNLTAIIVRARLRKKYQGSAF comes from the coding sequence GTGAAAAATCTTTTTAAAAGCGGCGATATTTTTTTGTGGTTCACCGGTGCCGTACTCGGTATGATCATGTTTCTCGTTGCGGGCTTGCTGCTCATCGTAAGCTTGCAAGGTGTGGGCGTTTTTTGGCCGGGCAGTGTGGCGGAAGTCGAACTCAAAGATGGACGACGTTTTGCCGGCGAAATCATGCAGGAGGAAAATATCCCGCTGACCAATGTGCCGGATGCATATAAAGAAGAAGTGCAAACGCGCATTCAAATCAAAACCGGTAATCGCGATATTTATGGGTTGGATTTCAAATGGCTAAACACATACGATATCGCGTCATTGCAGTATCCGGATGACTTCGTAATTATCGAACGGCGTGAATTCGGTAATTTCTACGGACGCGTGGCTTCGATTTCAGAAAACGGAACAATCATCGCCAGCGGAGCACAGGCGACCGAAACGTTGGATCAGTTTCTCCGCAAAGCCTTGGACGTGCATGATGAACAACTGCACCTCGAAAAAGGGGAAGGCGGTCGCATCAACCGGGCGATCGAGGATACGCGACTTGAAATCAAACGTCTGAAATTTTATAAAGAAGATACGCCGGAATTATTGTCGTCGCTTGAGGCGGAGATTCATCGTTTGCAAGAAGCGTATCAGGGCATTCAAAAACAATTGGAAACGTTGCATCTGAAAACGAGCGGCATGTATGTCAGCGTGATCACTACCGACGGTCAAACCCGCGATTTACCGGTGTCCAAAATCGTGCGTTTTTATCAACCCAATACGATGAATACGTTTGAGAAATCCGGTTTTTATATAAGCAAAATATTTGAGTATCTGACGGATGAACCGCGCGAGTCGAATACGGAAGGCGGCGTTTTCCCGGCTATATTCGGTACGGTGTTGATGGTGTTTTTGATGAATCTGGTCGTAGTTCCATTTGGCGTCGTGGCCGCGCTGTACCTGCGCGAATACGCGAAACAGGGAATCGCTGTACGATTGATTCGCATCGCGGTCAATAATCTTGCGGGCGTACCGTCGATCGTTTTCGGAATTTTCGGATTAGGTTTTTTTGTGTACTTCTGCGGCGGCACGATAGATCAACTTTTTTATCCGGATCGCCTTCCGACGCCGACATGGGGCACCGGCGGTATTTTGTGGGCATCGCTGACACTTTCTTTATTGACGGTGCCGGTCGTGATCGTTGCAACGGAAGAAGCCCTGACTACCGTTCCTAAAGGCGTACGGGATGCGTCGCTGGCGCTGGGTGCGACAAAGTGGCAAACCACATGGCGCGTGGTCATACCGGCTTCTACACCGGGTATTTTGACGGGTGTGATTTTGGCTATGGCGCGCGGTGCAGGCGAAGTGGCGCCGCTGATGATCACGGGTGTCGTTAAGCTGGCTCCCAATCTGCCGTTGGACGGATCGTTTCCCTTCTTTCATTTGGATCGCAAATTCATGCATCTCGGATTTCATATTTACGACGTGGGTTTCCAATCGCCCAATGTAGAAGCGGCCAAACCCATGGTGTTTATGACGGCGTTGCTTTTGATCACGATAGTGCTTTTGCTCAATCTGACGGCGATCATCGTGCGTGCGCGTTTACGAAAAAAATATCAAGGTTCGGCATTTTAA
- a CDS encoding phosphate ABC transporter ATP-binding protein, producing the protein MYIHKENTMDIRISMDNSAPGESTPEQVSHRVKIVSRDINMYYGAHHALKNISVDIHANEVTALIGPSGCGKSTYLRLFNRMNDLIENVRIDGQILMEGQNIYDKDTDVVELRKKVGMIFQKSNPFPKSIYENVAYGPRVNGENNKTKLDGIVERCLRKSALWDEVKDRLHASAYGLSGGQQQRLCIARALAVDPEVLLMDEPCSALDPIATQKIEDLIEELKRDYTIVIVTHNMQQAARVSDKTAFMWMGELIEFNATKKIFTSPEKKMTEDYITGRFG; encoded by the coding sequence ATGTATATTCATAAAGAGAACACTATGGACATTCGTATCAGTATGGACAATTCCGCGCCGGGTGAATCAACACCGGAGCAAGTTTCACATCGTGTGAAAATCGTTTCGCGCGATATCAATATGTATTACGGCGCACACCATGCGCTCAAAAACATTTCGGTGGATATTCATGCCAACGAAGTCACCGCGTTGATCGGTCCGTCGGGTTGCGGTAAATCAACATACCTGCGCTTATTTAACCGGATGAACGATCTGATCGAAAACGTACGTATCGACGGTCAGATTCTCATGGAAGGGCAAAACATCTATGATAAAGATACGGACGTGGTGGAGCTTCGAAAAAAAGTCGGCATGATTTTTCAGAAGTCCAATCCGTTTCCTAAATCCATCTATGAAAATGTGGCATACGGTCCGCGCGTCAATGGTGAAAATAACAAAACCAAATTAGACGGCATCGTCGAACGGTGTTTACGAAAGTCGGCCTTGTGGGACGAAGTAAAAGATCGTCTTCACGCTTCGGCGTACGGATTGTCCGGCGGTCAACAGCAACGTTTATGTATAGCCCGTGCGTTGGCCGTGGATCCCGAAGTCTTATTGATGGATGAACCATGTTCCGCTCTGGATCCGATCGCCACACAAAAAATCGAAGATCTTATCGAAGAATTGAAGCGTGATTATACCATCGTCATCGTCACGCACAATATGCAACAAGCGGCCCGCGTGTCGGATAAAACGGCATTTATGTGGATGGGCGAGTTGATCGAATTTAACGCCACTAAAAAAATATTTACCTCGCCGGAGAAAAAAATGACCGAAGATTATATCACGGGTCGCTTCGGATAG
- the ftsE gene encoding cell division ATP-binding protein FtsE, giving the protein MIELSNVTVRYRNRTSLENASLRIAPGEFVYLLGPSGAGKSTLLKLLYMDIIPEEGQVRIGEFESSNVKKKEIPYLRRQLGIVFQDFRLLRDRSVYDNIAFTLLVTETPKSEIPKKVMRALAQVGLSTKKNSMPYELSGGEQQRVVIARALVNEPMVILADEPTGNLDPDTSMEIMQLLTKINAEGTAIVMATHDYNIVKALPKRIIRVEGGKITDAPN; this is encoded by the coding sequence ATGATCGAACTTTCAAACGTAACCGTACGTTATCGCAATCGCACCAGCTTGGAAAACGCTTCGCTACGCATCGCTCCGGGTGAGTTCGTATATTTGTTGGGACCTAGCGGTGCCGGCAAAAGCACACTGCTTAAATTATTATATATGGATATCATACCTGAAGAAGGTCAGGTGCGCATCGGTGAATTTGAATCATCGAATGTCAAAAAAAAGGAAATCCCTTACCTGCGCCGACAGCTGGGTATTGTATTTCAGGATTTTCGGTTATTACGGGATCGTTCGGTTTACGATAATATAGCGTTTACGTTGCTCGTCACGGAGACGCCCAAAAGCGAAATTCCGAAAAAAGTGATGCGTGCACTGGCCCAAGTAGGGCTTTCCACCAAAAAGAACAGCATGCCGTACGAATTATCCGGCGGCGAACAACAGCGCGTCGTCATCGCACGCGCACTTGTCAACGAACCGATGGTGATCCTCGCTGACGAACCGACCGGTAATCTTGATCCGGATACTTCGATGGAGATCATGCAGCTGCTGACCAAAATAAACGCGGAAGGCACAGCCATCGTTATGGCCACCCACGATTATAACATCGTGAAGGCGCTTCCCAAACGCATTATCCGTGTCGAAGGCGGCAAAATCACCGACGCACCCAACTGA
- a CDS encoding HAMP domain-containing protein, whose product MKKISSQISYATIALFLVGIVALLFVVDNLLRKNLQHELIENLKVHCLLIDELLPVQPDSLEREIPMYSRMAGVRITVMDIQGRVWADFDGTRFTRTIENHIMRPEIQMALSDVAGFGYAIRHSGTVDQDLVYTVYKSPKQRFVRVAQNQSFIDGITSQVRFTFYLASVLVVGLMLFLTVRIAKRITRPLTEIIQASSEIKSGNYDKEIIVREDNELGELGRTLNAMSAKLKDDIKQLNKVQEIRKDFVANASHELRTPISSVRGYIETLLDGAYHDEEVSKKFLERAHSNILRLENIVNDMLDLSRLESRDQSLSLRYFNVEQSLRNIVADFEEVARRKNLDLACTVNLPSDFKFIADPYQFDKAVLNLVENAVKYTEKGRVDVRAKFENKKLVVEVEDTGNGIKQEDTERIFERFYRVDRGRSREQGGSGLGLAIVKHVMEIHKGTVRLESEVGKGSRFILTFPV is encoded by the coding sequence ATGAAAAAAATCAGTTCGCAGATTTCATATGCGACGATCGCACTTTTCCTGGTAGGAATCGTAGCCCTTCTTTTCGTTGTAGATAATCTTCTTCGCAAAAATCTCCAACACGAACTGATCGAAAACCTTAAAGTTCATTGCTTACTGATTGATGAACTATTGCCGGTACAGCCGGATTCGCTGGAGCGGGAAATCCCTATGTATTCGCGTATGGCCGGCGTGCGTATCACCGTGATGGATATCCAGGGTCGTGTATGGGCTGATTTTGACGGTACGCGTTTTACACGCACCATCGAAAATCACATCATGCGTCCCGAGATACAAATGGCGCTGAGCGATGTGGCGGGATTCGGTTATGCGATACGGCATTCCGGTACCGTGGATCAGGATTTGGTTTATACGGTGTATAAGTCGCCTAAACAGCGTTTTGTGCGCGTCGCTCAAAATCAATCGTTCATTGACGGCATTACATCACAAGTCCGATTTACGTTTTATTTGGCGTCCGTATTGGTCGTCGGATTGATGCTGTTTCTTACCGTTCGTATAGCCAAACGCATCACGCGTCCTTTGACTGAGATCATACAGGCTTCGTCGGAAATCAAATCCGGAAATTATGATAAAGAGATCATTGTCCGTGAAGACAATGAACTCGGCGAATTGGGTCGTACACTCAATGCCATGTCGGCCAAATTGAAAGACGATATCAAACAGCTCAATAAAGTACAGGAAATCAGAAAAGATTTTGTGGCCAATGCTTCGCATGAATTGCGCACTCCGATCAGTTCGGTACGCGGGTATATCGAAACATTGCTGGACGGTGCGTATCATGACGAAGAAGTGAGCAAAAAATTTCTTGAACGCGCGCATTCTAATATTTTGCGTCTTGAAAATATCGTCAATGATATGCTGGACCTTTCCCGTTTGGAGTCCCGCGATCAATCGCTGAGTCTGCGCTATTTTAATGTCGAACAAAGTCTGCGTAATATTGTTGCTGATTTTGAAGAGGTGGCACGGCGTAAAAATCTGGATTTGGCATGTACGGTCAATTTGCCCTCGGATTTCAAATTTATCGCGGACCCGTATCAGTTTGATAAGGCCGTATTGAATCTCGTAGAAAACGCCGTCAAATATACGGAAAAAGGGCGCGTGGATGTGCGCGCAAAGTTTGAGAATAAGAAACTAGTGGTCGAAGTTGAGGATACCGGCAACGGTATCAAACAAGAAGATACGGAGCGTATTTTCGAACGTTTTTATCGTGTGGACCGTGGTCGTTCACGGGAACAAGGCGGGAGCGGTCTGGGGCTTGCTATTGTCAAACATGTTATGGAAATTCATAAGGGAACTGTACGTCTCGAAAGTGAAGTCGGGAAAGGTTCCCGCTTTATTCTCACTTTTCCTGTGTGA
- the phoU gene encoding phosphate signaling complex protein PhoU, with product MKAQFTEQLGQLEKLVIEMGSVVESQVNNVVTALLTHNSELAQTVIKQDETVDALEMQIDEAVLNLLALHQPVAMDLRDIIGISKINGDLERIGDHALNIAQSVLVINERNYRGIHAQISKMADITREMLKDAIDSFIHKDADQAIAVCRRDDTIDDINKFMFADVLAGMIKDPQSIPISMEIIRISKNFERMADLCTNIAEDVVFIRNAKSIKHQKELLQPK from the coding sequence ATGAAAGCTCAGTTTACGGAACAGCTCGGCCAACTTGAAAAACTTGTTATCGAAATGGGCAGCGTCGTTGAATCGCAGGTCAATAACGTCGTGACCGCGCTGCTGACGCACAATTCGGAATTAGCCCAGACCGTGATCAAACAGGACGAAACAGTCGATGCGTTGGAAATGCAAATTGACGAAGCCGTGCTTAATCTGCTTGCTTTGCATCAGCCTGTAGCGATGGATTTACGCGACATCATCGGTATTTCTAAGATCAACGGTGATCTTGAACGTATCGGCGATCATGCGCTCAATATCGCGCAGTCCGTGCTGGTGATCAATGAACGCAATTACCGCGGCATCCACGCACAGATATCCAAAATGGCCGATATTACGCGGGAAATGCTCAAAGATGCGATTGACAGTTTTATTCACAAAGACGCCGATCAGGCTATCGCGGTATGCCGACGTGATGATACGATTGACGATATCAATAAGTTCATGTTTGCGGATGTATTGGCCGGAATGATCAAAGACCCGCAGAGTATTCCGATTTCGATGGAGATCATTCGCATCAGTAAAAATTTCGAACGCATGGCTGATCTTTGTACCAATATTGCCGAGGACGTTGTGTTTATTCGTAATGCGAAGTCTATCAAACATCAGAAAGAACTACTACAACCAAAGTAA
- a CDS encoding ABC transporter permease subunit: MNFLNRRHIYDRLASGIIAAGGFALIVIILGMMGFIIKQALPLWSGAELSTVSAIELAQDTNDKSAIKLIGQEEQREILFALTDSGAVRFMRTSDQKELQTFHIPLHKDEHIIHAMEAFASHRIACVTDQGRIIEAEIKFSSQFTGDHRSIIPELHILSVRTSSKTKTPVRGISYAVTASDAYVAVAKENTAYYYKSSDTVPSLVVTDAVIRSMAINPLREEIVLGLEDGHMERWDIRETNAPTRIESVAATAQNGIAVTALAYLIGDISLIVGDEEGRVSGWMEVKHTDGSKNFARIRDFDRHESSIQAITASWRNKCFVTADGRGVFKLFHSTSNRLLVEHKLSYAPSQLSYAPKADGLVFLSGEGRVENFALHNPHPESNWQTLFGEVWYESYDAPGYTWQSTGGTDDFEPKFSLIPLIFGTLKATLYAMLFAAPLAILGALYTSQFAHPRIRTIVKPTVEIMAALPSVVIGFIAGLWLAPLLKNVLIEFIAVITLLPLLIILFVLLFDKLPKKWTNPFRHGYEVFLMLPVLAISIWIGYMVGYWIETNMLGGDVQNWLYQTLGIRYDQRNSIIIGIAMAFAVMPIIFTITEDALSSVPKHLTSASLALGATRWQTAIKVVLPAASAAIFSAVMIGFGRAVGETMIVLMATGNTPIMDWSIFNGMRTLSANIAVEIPEAPEGGTLYRVLFLSGLLLFVITFVVNTLAEIVRQRLRKKYASM, encoded by the coding sequence ATGAATTTTTTGAACCGGCGACATATTTATGATCGCTTAGCAAGCGGCATCATTGCCGCGGGCGGATTTGCGCTGATCGTGATCATTTTAGGTATGATGGGTTTTATCATCAAACAGGCGTTGCCGCTTTGGTCCGGCGCTGAATTGTCAACAGTGTCGGCGATCGAATTAGCCCAAGATACCAATGATAAAAGTGCAATCAAGCTGATCGGTCAGGAGGAGCAGCGCGAAATTCTATTTGCTCTCACCGATAGCGGTGCCGTGCGTTTCATGCGTACCTCTGATCAAAAAGAACTGCAAACGTTTCACATCCCATTGCATAAGGATGAACACATAATCCATGCGATGGAAGCTTTTGCATCGCATCGTATCGCCTGTGTGACGGATCAAGGTCGTATCATCGAAGCGGAGATAAAATTTTCTTCGCAGTTCACCGGTGATCATCGTTCCATCATTCCCGAACTTCATATCCTCTCCGTACGAACGTCTTCAAAAACCAAAACGCCGGTCCGTGGTATTTCCTACGCCGTAACGGCTTCGGATGCGTATGTTGCCGTGGCGAAAGAGAATACGGCTTATTACTACAAATCATCAGACACGGTGCCGTCACTCGTCGTGACCGATGCGGTGATCCGCTCAATGGCTATCAATCCATTGCGCGAAGAAATCGTATTGGGATTGGAAGACGGGCACATGGAACGTTGGGATATACGCGAAACCAATGCGCCGACGCGGATCGAATCCGTGGCGGCTACCGCTCAAAACGGAATTGCGGTGACAGCGCTGGCGTATCTGATCGGCGATATCAGTTTGATCGTCGGAGATGAAGAAGGGCGTGTCTCGGGATGGATGGAAGTCAAGCATACCGACGGCAGCAAAAATTTTGCACGCATCCGTGATTTTGATCGGCACGAATCTTCGATACAAGCCATCACGGCTTCCTGGCGCAATAAATGTTTTGTAACCGCCGATGGCCGCGGTGTATTCAAACTGTTTCATTCAACCAGCAATCGGTTGCTGGTAGAACATAAGTTATCGTACGCGCCGTCGCAGTTGAGTTATGCACCCAAGGCCGACGGGTTAGTTTTCCTGAGCGGCGAAGGCAGAGTTGAAAATTTTGCATTGCATAATCCGCATCCGGAAAGCAATTGGCAAACGCTCTTCGGCGAAGTATGGTACGAGAGTTATGATGCGCCGGGTTATACTTGGCAATCTACCGGCGGCACGGATGATTTTGAACCCAAATTCAGTCTGATACCGTTGATTTTTGGTACACTCAAGGCAACCTTGTATGCGATGCTTTTTGCGGCGCCATTGGCTATCCTGGGCGCGTTGTATACCTCGCAATTTGCTCATCCTCGCATTCGTACGATCGTCAAACCGACCGTGGAAATTATGGCGGCATTGCCTAGTGTCGTCATCGGCTTTATCGCAGGTTTATGGCTTGCGCCGTTGCTCAAAAATGTGCTGATCGAATTTATCGCCGTGATAACGCTTCTGCCATTGTTGATCATTCTGTTTGTATTGTTGTTTGATAAGCTGCCCAAAAAATGGACGAATCCGTTTCGTCACGGCTATGAAGTATTTTTGATGTTGCCTGTCTTGGCGATTTCCATTTGGATCGGCTACATGGTCGGTTATTGGATTGAAACCAACATGCTTGGCGGTGATGTGCAAAACTGGCTTTATCAAACGCTCGGTATCCGCTACGATCAACGTAATTCGATCATTATCGGCATAGCGATGGCGTTTGCGGTGATGCCGATTATTTTTACGATTACCGAAGATGCACTCTCCAGCGTACCTAAACATTTGACCAGCGCTTCATTGGCATTGGGTGCGACGCGTTGGCAGACGGCGATCAAAGTGGTGTTACCCGCGGCCAGTGCGGCCATTTTTTCCGCCGTGATGATCGGTTTTGGTCGTGCGGTCGGTGAAACGATGATCGTACTCATGGCGACCGGCAATACCCCCATTATGGACTGGAGCATTTTTAACGGGATGCGTACGCTTTCCGCCAATATCGCCGTTGAAATCCCAGAAGCGCCTGAGGGTGGAACACTGTACCGCGTACTCTTTTTATCCGGTTTGTTGTTATTTGTGATCACGTTTGTGGTCAATACGCTGGCGGAAATAGTGCGTCAGCGTTTGCGAAAAAAATATGCATCCATGTAA